In the genome of Amphiura filiformis chromosome 4, Afil_fr2py, whole genome shotgun sequence, one region contains:
- the LOC140149854 gene encoding histone H3, embryonic — MARTKQTARKSTGGKAPRKQLATKAARKSAPATGGVKKPHRYRPGTVALREIRRYQKSTELLIRKLPFQRLVREIAQDFKTELRFQSSAVMALQEASEAYLVGLFEDTNLCAIHAKRVTIMPKDIQLARRIRGERA; from the coding sequence ATGGCACGTACCAAGCAAACAGCACGTAAATCTACTGGAGGTAAGGCTCCACGTAAGCAGCTGGCCACCAAGGCAGCTCGCAAATCCGCCCCAGCTACCGGTGGCGTCAAGAAGCCTCACCGTTACAGGCCTGGTACCGTGGCTCTCCGTGAGATCCGTCGCTACCAGAAAAGCACCGAGCTCCTCATCCGCAAGCTCCCCTTCCAACGTCTGGTCCGTGAAATCGCCCAGGACTTCAAGACTGAGCTGCGTTTCCAGAGCTCTGCCGTCATGGCCCTCCAGGAGGCTAGCGAAGCCTACTTGGTAGGTCTCTTCGAAGACACCAACTTGTGCGCCATCCACGCCAAGCGTGTAACCATCATGCCCAAAGACATCCAACTTGCACGTCGCATCCGTGGTGAGCGTGCTTAA